A stretch of Roseovarius sp. M141 DNA encodes these proteins:
- a CDS encoding TRAP transporter small permease subunit yields MKRIFLGLADGISAGLGYLAQAMVLILIASMLYEVVARYGFGAPTIWAFDIAYMSTGVLFVLGAAQALREDAHVRIDFLSSRMPRRMRGAIDGIAFLFILCPIFAKLAWIGGERALRAFHSGEVEHVSPWAPLMWPFYTALTIGLAALSLQLAAEGIRALLNPRADDTFKIET; encoded by the coding sequence ATGAAACGGATCTTTCTTGGCCTCGCGGACGGCATATCAGCCGGTCTTGGATATTTGGCACAGGCCATGGTCCTGATCCTCATCGCCTCCATGCTTTACGAGGTGGTGGCGCGCTACGGATTTGGCGCGCCGACGATTTGGGCGTTCGACATCGCCTACATGAGCACGGGCGTGCTGTTCGTCCTCGGCGCCGCGCAGGCGCTGCGCGAGGATGCGCATGTGCGTATCGATTTCCTGTCGTCGCGCATGCCGCGCCGTATGCGCGGCGCGATCGACGGTATCGCGTTTCTCTTCATCCTCTGCCCCATCTTCGCCAAGCTGGCATGGATCGGCGGCGAACGGGCGCTGCGCGCGTTCCACTCGGGCGAGGTCGAGCATGTCAGCCCGTGGGCGCCGCTGATGTGGCCCTTTTACACCGCGCTGACCATCGGACTGGCCGCCCTTTCGCTACAACTGGCCGCCGAGGGCATACGCGCGCTGCTGAATCCGCGCGCCGACGACACATTCAAGATCGAGACCTGA
- the ychF gene encoding redox-regulated ATPase YchF codes for MGFKMGIVGLPNVGKSTLFNALTRTAAAQAANFPFCTIEPNVGDVAVPDARLDKLAQIAGSKQTIPTRMTFVDIAGLVKGASKGEGLGNQFLANIREVDAIAHVVRCFEDSDVTHVENRIDPVADAETIETELMLADIESIEKRMQNITRKVRGGDKEAVQQERLLKAALAALEEGKPARTVEVDDEDRRAWKLLQLLTTKPVLYVCNVGESDAADGNALSARVGEMAAAEGNSHVIISAQIEEEISQLDADEAEMFLTEMGLDEAGLSRLIKAGYELLHLETYFTVGPKEARAWTIRAGTSAPKAAGVIHGDFERGFIRAETIAYDDFTALGGEQAAKEAGKMRAEGKAYIVKDGDVLHFLFNT; via the coding sequence ATGGGGTTCAAAATGGGTATCGTTGGACTGCCCAACGTGGGCAAATCGACGCTCTTCAATGCGCTGACGCGCACGGCAGCGGCGCAGGCGGCCAATTTTCCGTTCTGCACGATCGAGCCGAACGTCGGCGACGTGGCCGTACCCGATGCGCGGCTGGACAAACTGGCGCAGATCGCCGGTAGCAAACAGACGATCCCGACGCGCATGACTTTTGTCGATATCGCCGGGCTGGTGAAGGGCGCCAGCAAGGGCGAGGGGCTGGGCAACCAGTTTCTGGCCAATATCCGCGAGGTCGACGCGATTGCGCATGTGGTGCGTTGCTTTGAGGATAGCGACGTCACCCATGTCGAGAACCGCATCGATCCCGTCGCAGACGCGGAAACCATCGAAACCGAACTCATGCTGGCCGATATCGAAAGCATCGAAAAACGCATGCAGAATATCACCCGCAAGGTACGCGGCGGCGACAAGGAGGCGGTGCAGCAGGAACGCCTGCTGAAGGCCGCGCTGGCCGCGCTGGAAGAGGGCAAACCCGCCCGGACGGTCGAGGTGGATGACGAGGATCGCCGCGCGTGGAAACTGCTGCAACTGCTGACGACCAAGCCGGTCCTGTATGTCTGCAACGTCGGCGAATCGGACGCGGCAGATGGCAATGCCCTGTCGGCCAGGGTTGGCGAAATGGCCGCCGCCGAGGGCAATTCGCACGTCATCATCAGCGCCCAGATCGAAGAGGAAATCAGCCAGCTGGACGCCGATGAGGCCGAGATGTTCCTGACCGAAATGGGTCTGGATGAGGCCGGTCTGAGCCGCCTGATCAAGGCCGGCTATGAGCTGCTGCACCTTGAGACATATTTCACCGTCGGCCCCAAGGAGGCGCGCGCCTGGACGATCCGCGCCGGCACGTCGGCGCCCAAAGCCGCCGGCGTGATTCACGGCGATTTCGAGCGCGGCTTCATCCGCGCCGAAACCATCGCCTATGACGATTTCACCGCTCTGGGCGGCGAACAGGCCGCGAAAGAAGCAGGCAAGATGCGCGCCGAGGGAAAAGCGTATATCGTCAAGGATGGCGACGTGCTGCACTTCCTGTTCAACACCTGA
- a CDS encoding glutaminase — translation MSPTFPEGLQEFLHQLDRDIHAMGDWGTPASYIPELAAVDPAQFAISVAMADGRILSAGNHTKRFSIQSVSKVFTLAAALGRIGDALWARVGREPSGTAFNSIALLEQDKGRPRNPFINAGAIVTTDALLDGRQPREALAELIQFIRAAAEDDDIHIDKHVAASEEATGHRNAALAHYLYSFDNLANEPDLTLGTYMHQCAIAMTTDQLAQSGRMLAGLEGAPRLISARRARRINALMMTCGHYDGSGDFAYRVGLPGKSGVGGGILMIAPGKASIAVWSPGLNHYGNSLAGTEAAHRLANFTGWSVFGG, via the coding sequence ATGAGTCCCACCTTCCCCGAAGGCCTGCAAGAGTTCCTGCACCAGTTGGACCGCGACATCCACGCGATGGGCGACTGGGGCACGCCCGCCTCCTACATCCCGGAACTGGCGGCAGTGGACCCGGCGCAATTTGCCATTTCCGTCGCGATGGCCGACGGGCGCATCCTTTCGGCGGGCAATCATACAAAACGGTTCTCGATCCAGAGCGTGAGCAAGGTCTTCACCCTCGCCGCCGCCCTTGGCCGCATCGGTGATGCACTTTGGGCACGCGTGGGCCGTGAACCCTCGGGTACAGCCTTCAACTCCATCGCGCTGCTGGAGCAGGACAAGGGGCGCCCGCGCAATCCGTTCATCAACGCCGGTGCAATCGTGACCACCGATGCGCTGCTGGACGGGCGCCAGCCGCGCGAGGCGCTGGCCGAGCTGATCCAGTTCATCCGCGCCGCTGCCGAGGACGATGACATCCACATCGACAAGCACGTCGCCGCCTCGGAGGAGGCGACAGGCCATCGCAACGCGGCGCTGGCGCATTACCTTTATTCTTTCGACAACCTGGCGAACGAGCCTGATCTGACGCTGGGCACCTACATGCACCAATGCGCCATCGCCATGACCACCGATCAACTGGCGCAATCGGGCCGGATGCTGGCCGGGCTGGAAGGCGCGCCGCGCCTGATATCCGCGCGGCGGGCGCGGCGGATCAATGCGCTGATGATGACCTGCGGGCATTACGACGGCTCGGGTGATTTTGCGTATCGCGTCGGCCTGCCCGGTAAAAGCGGCGTGGGCGGCGGCATCCTGATGATCGCCCCCGGCAAGGCATCGATCGCAGTCTGGTCGCCCGGCCTGAACCACTACGGTAATTCGCTGGCCGGGACCGAGGCCGCGCACAGGCTGGCCAATTTCACCGGCTGGTCGGTCTTCGGCGGTTAG
- a CDS encoding pyridoxal phosphate-dependent aminotransferase, translating into MTQFRKSAALSRIQPAATIAITQKARDLRSQGHDIISLSIGEPDFDTPDHVKTAAAEAVARGATKYPPIPGIPELRQAIADKFARENGLEYAPSQTIVCTGGKQVIANALLATLDEGDEVIIPAPYWVSYTQMVAMTGAAPVVVQTTPEDGFLLTPAALEAAITPKTRWLILNSPSNPTGAVYSTDTLRALADVLERHPHVWVLSDDMYEHLIYGATPFATMAAAAPNLKDRTLTMNGVSKAYAMTGWRIGYAAGPQPLIDAMVLAQGQLTSGAAQPSQWAALAALTGPQDALEVQRKAFQQRRDLVVARLNAIPGMDCPTPPGAFYVFPSCAAFLGRHTPAGKRIETDEDFCIALMEEGGVATVHGAAFGQSPFFRLSYAASEAQLTEAMNRITTFCATLE; encoded by the coding sequence ATGACCCAGTTTCGCAAATCCGCCGCCTTGTCGCGCATCCAGCCCGCCGCGACCATCGCCATCACGCAAAAGGCCCGCGATCTGCGCAGCCAGGGCCATGACATCATATCGCTGTCCATCGGCGAGCCGGATTTCGACACGCCCGATCACGTCAAGACCGCCGCCGCCGAGGCAGTGGCGCGCGGCGCCACCAAATACCCCCCCATTCCCGGCATCCCCGAATTGCGGCAGGCCATCGCAGACAAGTTCGCGCGCGAAAACGGGCTGGAATACGCGCCCTCGCAAACCATCGTCTGCACCGGCGGCAAGCAGGTCATCGCCAACGCCCTGTTGGCCACTCTGGACGAAGGTGACGAGGTGATCATCCCCGCGCCCTACTGGGTCAGCTATACCCAGATGGTCGCGATGACCGGCGCCGCGCCCGTCGTGGTGCAGACCACGCCCGAGGACGGCTTCCTGCTGACCCCGGCCGCGCTGGAGGCGGCAATCACGCCGAAAACCCGCTGGCTGATCCTGAATTCGCCCTCCAATCCAACAGGCGCCGTCTATTCCACCGACACCCTGCGCGCACTGGCCGATGTGCTGGAACGCCATCCCCACGTCTGGGTATTATCCGACGACATGTATGAACATCTGATTTACGGCGCCACGCCATTCGCCACCATGGCCGCCGCCGCGCCCAATCTGAAGGACCGCACGCTGACGATGAACGGCGTCTCCAAGGCCTACGCGATGACCGGCTGGCGCATCGGCTATGCCGCCGGGCCGCAGCCCCTGATTGACGCGATGGTGCTGGCGCAGGGGCAGCTGACCAGTGGCGCAGCCCAGCCCAGCCAATGGGCCGCCCTCGCCGCGCTGACCGGACCACAGGACGCGTTGGAGGTGCAGCGCAAGGCGTTCCAGCAGCGCCGCGATCTGGTAGTCGCGCGGCTGAACGCCATCCCTGGCATGGACTGCCCGACGCCGCCCGGTGCCTTCTATGTCTTCCCCTCCTGCGCCGCGTTTCTGGGGCGCCACACACCCGCAGGCAAGCGTATCGAGACGGACGAAGATTTCTGCATCGCCCTGATGGAAGAAGGCGGCGTCGCAACCGTCCACGGCGCGGCCTTCGGCCAAAGCCCGTTCTTCCGCCTCAGCTATGCCGCGTCCGAGGCCCAACTGACCGAGGCGATGAACCGCATCACCACATTCTGCGCCACCCTGGAATAG
- the dctP gene encoding TRAP transporter substrate-binding protein DctP, producing the protein MNSPIKSLALASALSLVALSAAAQDVTWRVPTSVPEGSPFYVNFLGRFADNTELLTDGAVEIQPFGAGILVPALQVYDGVRDGITEAGHSTPSYLVNQNPINAIFSGFPGGMGPEAYATWIYEGGGRELLQEIRAEEGFKTLIVGIGSSEIMAHANKPIKTAEDLKGLKYRTSGPWAEVMRDYFGAVPTVVPPGEIYTLLERKGVDAIEWAPPSANLPEGFHEAAPYIITPGVHQPTFLWEVVVKQETWDALDDALKPKLEAAAELTTLQSLMNFYDNDMKAMETFRASKAEVIELDPAFQDELEAAGVDWIKKQAEAEKEAGRGRMADILEGYLAYEDRWTQQSGYLIRNGK; encoded by the coding sequence ATGAATTCCCCAATCAAATCCCTGGCCCTCGCCAGCGCGCTGTCACTGGTCGCGCTCAGCGCAGCCGCGCAGGACGTCACTTGGCGCGTGCCGACATCCGTCCCCGAAGGGTCACCGTTTTACGTCAATTTCCTTGGGCGTTTCGCCGACAATACCGAGCTGCTGACCGATGGCGCAGTCGAAATCCAGCCCTTCGGTGCGGGCATCCTCGTTCCGGCGCTGCAAGTCTATGACGGCGTGCGTGATGGCATCACCGAGGCGGGCCACTCGACCCCCAGCTATCTGGTCAACCAGAACCCGATCAACGCCATCTTCTCGGGCTTTCCCGGCGGCATGGGCCCCGAGGCCTATGCAACCTGGATCTATGAGGGCGGCGGGCGCGAACTGCTTCAGGAGATCCGCGCCGAGGAGGGCTTCAAGACGCTCATCGTCGGCATCGGCTCGTCCGAGATCATGGCGCACGCCAACAAGCCGATCAAAACCGCCGAAGACCTCAAGGGCCTGAAATACCGCACGTCCGGCCCCTGGGCCGAAGTGATGCGCGACTATTTCGGCGCCGTCCCCACCGTGGTTCCGCCGGGCGAGATCTATACCCTGCTGGAGCGCAAGGGCGTCGACGCCATCGAATGGGCGCCCCCCTCGGCCAACCTTCCCGAAGGCTTTCACGAGGCCGCGCCCTATATCATCACCCCCGGCGTGCATCAGCCCACTTTCCTGTGGGAAGTCGTGGTCAAGCAAGAGACGTGGGATGCGCTGGACGACGCGCTCAAGCCCAAGCTGGAGGCGGCAGCCGAGCTGACAACGCTGCAATCGCTGATGAACTTCTACGACAACGACATGAAGGCGATGGAGACGTTCCGTGCCTCCAAGGCCGAAGTGATCGAGCTGGACCCTGCCTTTCAGGACGAGCTTGAGGCCGCTGGCGTCGACTGGATCAAGAAGCAGGCCGAGGCCGAAAAAGAGGCCGGGCGCGGGCGCATGGCGGACATCCTCGAAGGCTATCTGGCCTACGAGGATCGCTGGACCCAGCAGAGCGGGTATCTGATCCGCAACGGCAAGTAA
- a CDS encoding GntR family transcriptional regulator, translating to MTQKSPAHTPERKRGSGVQYVYKVLRDEILDLTLAPGSPIDEIMLSERLSMSRTPIREALVRLASEGLVTALPNRSTVVSSIDFLNLHTFFDAMTLMYRVTTRLAAENHTPADLELMSHWHQEYAKAVAAEDALAMIATNREFHATIATAGRNPYYEGLCHRLLDEGRRLLRLYYYSFEDRVPYRYVQEHADMIAAIEARDVARSDALAQAHADQIVEQIQTMIARDRRQHVAL from the coding sequence ATGACACAGAAATCACCTGCTCACACCCCCGAACGCAAGCGCGGCTCTGGTGTGCAATACGTCTACAAGGTGCTGCGCGACGAGATACTCGATCTTACGCTCGCCCCCGGCAGCCCCATCGACGAGATCATGCTGTCCGAGCGGCTGTCGATGTCGCGCACCCCCATCCGCGAAGCGCTGGTGCGGCTGGCCAGTGAAGGTCTGGTGACGGCATTGCCCAACCGCTCGACCGTTGTGTCCAGCATCGACTTTCTCAACCTGCACACATTCTTTGACGCGATGACGCTGATGTATCGCGTTACCACCCGGCTGGCGGCGGAAAACCACACGCCTGCCGATCTGGAGCTGATGTCCCACTGGCACCAGGAATATGCCAAGGCGGTCGCGGCCGAGGATGCGCTGGCGATGATCGCCACCAACCGCGAATTTCACGCCACTATCGCGACCGCAGGGCGCAACCCGTATTACGAGGGGCTGTGTCACCGCCTGCTGGACGAGGGGCGGCGCCTGCTACGCCTCTATTACTATTCGTTCGAGGACCGCGTGCCCTATCGCTATGTGCAGGAACATGCCGACATGATCGCCGCCATCGAGGCGCGCGATGTTGCCCGCTCCGACGCACTGGCCCAAGCCCATGCCGACCAGATTGTCGAGCAGATCCAGACCATGATCGCCCGCGACCGGCGCCAGCACGTCGCGCTCTGA
- a CDS encoding dihydrodipicolinate synthase family protein yields the protein MESNIFSGCIPALMTPCNTDRSPDFDSLVKKGKELIATGMHAVVYCGSMGDWPLLTDAQRMEGVERLVKAGVPVIVGTGAVNTAMAVAHAAHAQKVGAHGLMVIPRVLSRGLSATAQRAHFKAVLAAAPDLPAVIYNSPYYGFATRADLFFALRAEHANLVGFKEFGGAADLTYAAEHITSGDDDIKLMIGVDTTVVHGFVKCGAYGAITGIGNVLPREVLHLVALSQAAAKGDADAYLRAQELDEALAVLSSFDEGPDLVLYYKHMMVLNGDAEYTLHFNESDKLTDSQRGYAEAQLKLFQNWYADWSKLPGAVSKYAA from the coding sequence ATGGAATCCAACATTTTCTCCGGGTGCATCCCGGCCCTGATGACCCCCTGCAACACGGACCGCAGCCCCGATTTCGATTCGCTCGTGAAAAAGGGCAAAGAGCTGATCGCCACGGGCATGCACGCCGTCGTCTATTGCGGCTCGATGGGGGACTGGCCGCTGCTGACCGATGCGCAGCGCATGGAGGGCGTGGAGCGTCTGGTGAAGGCGGGCGTGCCTGTCATCGTCGGCACCGGCGCCGTCAACACTGCCATGGCCGTCGCCCATGCCGCACATGCGCAGAAGGTCGGCGCGCATGGCCTGATGGTCATCCCGCGGGTTCTGTCGCGCGGCCTGTCGGCCACCGCCCAGCGCGCGCATTTCAAGGCGGTTCTGGCCGCAGCGCCCGATCTGCCCGCCGTGATCTACAACAGCCCCTATTACGGCTTTGCCACACGCGCGGACCTGTTTTTTGCACTGCGGGCCGAGCATGCGAACCTTGTCGGTTTCAAGGAATTCGGCGGCGCCGCCGATCTGACCTATGCGGCCGAGCATATCACCAGCGGCGATGACGATATCAAGCTGATGATCGGCGTCGACACCACCGTGGTGCATGGGTTCGTCAAATGCGGCGCCTATGGCGCAATCACCGGCATCGGCAACGTGCTGCCCCGCGAGGTTCTGCACCTTGTCGCGCTCAGTCAGGCCGCCGCCAAGGGCGACGCCGACGCATATTTGCGCGCGCAGGAACTGGACGAGGCGCTGGCCGTGCTGTCATCCTTTGATGAAGGCCCGGATCTGGTGCTGTATTACAAGCACATGATGGTGCTGAACGGCGACGCGGAATACACGCTCCACTTTAACGAAAGCGATAAACTGACCGACAGCCAGCGCGGCTATGCCGAGGCGCAGTTGAAGCTGTTCCAGAACTGGTATGCCGACTGGAGCAAGCTGCCCGGCGCGGTCAGTAAATACGCGGCGTGA
- a CDS encoding Ldh family oxidoreductase, with product MPQTTVTARALMALVTEIFQRGGLSQQHAEALGRAIVAGERDNCKSHGVYRIEGCLRTVKAGKVAPDAVPALDDTAGAILRVDAKGGFSNAAFELGAPALAARARELGMAALVINDCVHFAALWPEIEMLTDMGLAAMAMCPSYASVAPTGGTAPLMGTNPFAFGWPRPDGAPYVFDFATSVAARGEIELHRRAGKPLPEGWALDKDGVPTTDPEAALNGAMLPFGAHKGSAISTMIELLAGVMIGDLTSPEALDLLGTTTLAPKHGELILAFDPARFAAGRGDPLARAETLFEAIAGQGARLPSQRRFAARAETERNGITLTEAEMALMEKLRDQGLEAVDLV from the coding sequence ATGCCGCAGACGACAGTGACAGCCCGTGCCCTGATGGCCCTTGTGACCGAGATATTCCAGCGCGGAGGGCTGTCGCAGCAGCATGCCGAGGCGTTGGGCCGCGCGATTGTCGCGGGCGAACGGGACAATTGCAAATCGCACGGCGTCTACCGGATCGAGGGCTGCCTGCGCACCGTCAAGGCAGGCAAGGTCGCGCCGGATGCCGTGCCCGCGCTGGACGACACGGCGGGCGCAATCCTGCGTGTGGATGCCAAAGGCGGCTTTTCCAACGCCGCGTTCGAGCTGGGCGCGCCTGCGCTGGCTGCGCGCGCGCGCGAGTTGGGCATGGCAGCGCTGGTGATCAACGACTGCGTTCACTTCGCCGCCCTCTGGCCCGAGATCGAGATGCTGACGGACATGGGGCTGGCCGCGATGGCCATGTGCCCCAGCTATGCCAGCGTCGCGCCCACCGGCGGCACCGCCCCGCTGATGGGGACCAACCCGTTTGCATTCGGCTGGCCGCGCCCGGACGGCGCGCCCTACGTCTTTGATTTTGCCACCAGCGTTGCCGCGCGCGGCGAGATCGAGCTGCACCGCCGCGCCGGCAAACCGCTGCCCGAAGGCTGGGCGCTGGACAAGGACGGCGTGCCCACGACCGACCCCGAGGCGGCGCTGAATGGCGCGATGCTGCCTTTTGGCGCGCATAAGGGGTCGGCCATCTCGACCATGATCGAGCTGCTGGCCGGCGTGATGATCGGTGATTTGACCAGCCCCGAGGCGCTGGATCTTCTGGGCACGACCACGCTGGCCCCCAAGCACGGCGAATTAATCTTGGCCTTCGATCCCGCGCGTTTCGCCGCCGGACGGGGCGACCCGCTGGCCCGCGCCGAAACGCTGTTCGAGGCGATTGCCGGGCAGGGCGCGCGCCTGCCGTCACAGCGCCGTTTCGCCGCGCGGGCCGAGACCGAGAGGAATGGGATCACGCTGACCGAGGCGGAGATGGCATTGATGGAGAAGCTGCGCGATCAGGGGTTGGAGGCGGTGGATCTGGTCTGA
- a CDS encoding methylated-DNA--[protein]-cysteine S-methyltransferase, producing the protein MASASLPTPLGPICVTEEHGAITALDWHDAFLPEDTPLLRRALEQLRAYFAGDLQQFDLPLRIRGTDFQRSVCDAIATIPLGETRSYGDLAKALKVPAQAVGTGCGGNPIPIIIPCHRVLGTHGLGGFSGKGGVETKVWLLRHEGAGGLLI; encoded by the coding sequence ATGGCCAGCGCCTCGCTGCCCACGCCGCTGGGGCCGATCTGCGTCACCGAAGAGCATGGCGCGATTACCGCGCTCGACTGGCACGACGCGTTCCTGCCCGAAGACACGCCCCTGCTGCGCCGCGCATTGGAGCAGCTTCGCGCCTATTTCGCGGGTGATTTGCAGCAGTTCGATCTGCCTCTCCGCATACGCGGCACCGATTTTCAGCGCAGCGTCTGCGATGCCATTGCCACCATCCCTCTTGGCGAAACGCGCAGCTACGGGGATCTGGCGAAGGCGCTGAAAGTGCCCGCGCAGGCTGTCGGAACGGGATGTGGCGGCAATCCGATTCCGATCATAATCCCCTGCCACAGGGTGCTAGGCACACATGGTCTGGGCGGGTTCTCGGGCAAGGGCGGGGTCGAGACCAAGGTCTGGCTGCTGCGCCATGAGGGCGCCGGAGGGCTGCTGATTTAG
- a CDS encoding aldehyde dehydrogenase (NADP(+)), producing MTFNPHGNHLIAGEWIAGDDTFDSSPAHGPTHAFSVGTVDLVDRACKAAEDTFDAYATTSRADRAAFLNAIADEIDARGDAITQIGTQETGLPEGRLQGERGRTVGQLRLFADHIVKGDYLDHRFDAAMPDRAPAPRPEIVMVQRPIGPVAVFGASNFPLAFSTAGGDTAAALAAGCPVVVKGHSAHPGTGEIVAEAIHAAIEKCAMPKGIFSLIQGGDRAVGQALVQHPLIKAVGFTGSLAGGRALFDLCAQRPEPIPFFGELGSVNPMFLMPEATKARGADLGRAWAGSLTMGAGQFCTNPGIAVVLDGADADAFVSAAAGALQEVAPQTMLTDGIAKAYCDGADRIKALNGVRPVVSAPSEGRTAAPALFETTAAEFKADPALHEEVFGPLGLVVRAASLDEMRDLASGFQGQLTATLHMDDGDMDAARSLRPVLERKAGRVLVNGFPTGVEVVDSMVHGGPYPASTNFGATSVGTLSIRRFLRPVSYQNMPEALLPEDAVKQN from the coding sequence ATGACTTTCAATCCCCATGGCAACCACCTGATCGCGGGCGAATGGATCGCCGGCGATGATACATTCGACTCCAGCCCGGCGCACGGCCCGACGCACGCGTTTTCCGTCGGCACCGTTGATCTGGTGGATCGCGCTTGCAAGGCCGCCGAAGACACATTCGACGCCTACGCAACAACGTCGCGCGCAGATCGCGCCGCGTTCCTGAACGCCATCGCTGATGAAATCGACGCACGTGGCGACGCGATCACCCAGATCGGCACGCAGGAAACCGGCCTGCCCGAAGGCCGCCTTCAGGGCGAGCGTGGCCGCACCGTGGGCCAGCTGCGCCTGTTCGCGGATCACATCGTCAAGGGCGACTATCTGGACCACCGGTTCGACGCCGCGATGCCGGATCGCGCCCCGGCGCCGCGCCCCGAAATCGTCATGGTGCAGCGCCCCATCGGTCCGGTCGCCGTCTTTGGTGCGTCCAACTTCCCGCTCGCCTTCTCCACTGCCGGGGGCGATACCGCTGCGGCACTGGCCGCCGGTTGCCCGGTTGTGGTCAAGGGGCACTCGGCCCATCCCGGCACCGGCGAGATCGTCGCCGAGGCGATCCATGCCGCAATCGAGAAATGCGCCATGCCCAAGGGCATCTTTTCGCTGATCCAGGGGGGCGACCGCGCCGTGGGTCAGGCGCTGGTGCAACATCCGTTGATCAAGGCGGTCGGCTTTACCGGATCGCTGGCCGGGGGCCGGGCGCTGTTCGATCTGTGCGCCCAGCGCCCCGAGCCGATCCCGTTCTTTGGCGAACTCGGCTCGGTCAATCCGATGTTCCTGATGCCCGAGGCGACCAAGGCGCGCGGCGCCGATCTGGGCCGCGCCTGGGCCGGATCGCTGACCATGGGCGCCGGTCAGTTCTGCACCAACCCCGGCATCGCCGTGGTGCTGGACGGCGCCGACGCGGACGCCTTCGTGTCGGCAGCGGCGGGCGCGCTGCAAGAGGTCGCCCCCCAGACCATGCTGACCGACGGCATCGCCAAGGCCTATTGCGACGGCGCTGACCGCATCAAAGCGCTGAATGGCGTGCGCCCCGTGGTGTCCGCGCCGTCCGAAGGACGCACTGCCGCGCCTGCCCTGTTCGAAACGACAGCAGCCGAATTCAAAGCCGACCCGGCGCTGCACGAGGAGGTCTTTGGCCCTCTGGGGCTGGTCGTGCGGGCCGCGTCACTGGACGAGATGCGCGATCTGGCCAGTGGCTTTCAGGGTCAGCTGACGGCCACGCTGCACATGGACGATGGCGATATGGACGCCGCGCGCAGCCTGCGCCCGGTGCTGGAGCGCAAGGCCGGCCGGGTGCTGGTCAACGGCTTCCCCACCGGGGTCGAGGTGGTCGATTCGATGGTCCATGGCGGACCGTATCCGGCCAGCACCAACTTTGGCGCAACCAGCGTCGGGACATTGTCGATCCGCCGCTTTCTGCGCCCGGTCAGCTATCAAAACATGCCCGAGGCGCTGCTGCCCGAAGACGCGGTGAAGCAGAACTGA
- the trpA gene encoding tryptophan synthase subunit alpha, with protein sequence MSRIDAKFDQLKAAGKKAFVAYVMAGDPDFDTSLEIVRGLPGAGVDIIELGLPFTDPMADGVTIQLAGQRALKGGMTLKRTLQMAREFRKGDDTTPIVLMGYYNPIYNHGVPQFLIDAKEAGIDGLIVVDLPPEEDEELCIPAQAAGLNFIRLATPTTDDKRLPKVMQNTSGFVYYVSITGVTGAAAAEAGDVAPEVARIKAQTDLPVIVGFGIRTPETSRAIAGVADGAVVGSAIVGKIANGGSPADVLGFVKGLADGAHSA encoded by the coding sequence ATGAGCCGTATCGACGCCAAATTCGACCAGTTGAAAGCCGCCGGCAAAAAGGCGTTCGTGGCCTATGTCATGGCAGGCGACCCCGATTTCGACACATCGCTGGAAATCGTGCGCGGTCTGCCCGGTGCGGGCGTCGACATCATCGAGCTGGGCCTGCCATTTACCGATCCGATGGCCGACGGCGTGACGATCCAGCTGGCGGGGCAGCGGGCGCTGAAGGGCGGTATGACGCTGAAGCGCACGCTGCAGATGGCGCGCGAATTTCGCAAGGGCGACGACACCACGCCGATCGTGCTGATGGGGTATTACAATCCGATTTATAACCACGGTGTTCCGCAGTTCCTGATCGACGCCAAGGAGGCCGGCATTGACGGGCTGATCGTCGTCGATCTGCCCCCCGAAGAGGACGAGGAACTGTGCATCCCGGCGCAGGCGGCGGGCCTGAATTTCATCCGGCTGGCGACGCCGACCACAGATGACAAGCGTCTGCCGAAGGTCATGCAGAACACCTCGGGCTTCGTTTATTACGTGTCGATCACCGGCGTAACCGGCGCCGCCGCCGCCGAGGCGGGCGATGTCGCCCCCGAGGTCGCGCGGATCAAGGCGCAGACCGATCTGCCCGTCATCGTCGGCTTTGGCATCCGCACGCCGGAAACGTCGCGCGCAATAGCTGGCGTGGCAGACGGGGCCGTCGTCGGCTCGGCCATCGTCGGCAAGATCGCGAATGGCGGCAGCCCGGCCGATGTGCTGGGTTTCGTCAAGGGGCTGGCGGACGGCGCGCATTCGGCCTGA